aaaaacaaataaaagttgaTATGTGAACAGTGAAATATTTGACATTACAAAGAAACTTTGTAGAGCCTTGTTAAAGAGCCGACTCCACTTCTCTACgtttaaataattgtttggGTCGTGCTCTGTTTCAGAGCAGAATGTGTTAAATATGACTTGGATAAATGCTGATGGATTTGATtcactgttttttctttttattggttCATAATATTTGTAGGTTTGTTGCAGGTGATGTAACCTTCATATCTGATGAAATAAATATCTTAAGACTTTTTCCATCCATTTTTCTGATTCTGGTTAGTGTTATGGTTTTAGTCACTGATCTTAAAGAAAATTGATTTCTGTCATGTAAAAGGACTATTAAAACTTTAGCTAGACGAGTATGCTTCATTTTagagtatttaaaataaatttgaactTGGAAAGTATAGGAAATAACCTTGTTTCCACGAAATAACATGTATTTAACGTATAACGTGAACTGGGAGTTGGGGCCCCACGCAGTCTATGGGTAGCAAtggtttttattgtgtttaaaaactggctcttttcatttttatttaatttctttaagtACGTGAACACTTTAGACATAAAGCATTAGACGGTTAAGTTtcttgaaaaatctggaaacTCGGATCTGTCCATTTCGAAACGGAAGCTGCCTTGTTTACCTTTTCCAAGATGGCGGCGGGGATGTATTTGGAGCATTATTTGGACAGTAAGCTAGAAATTAGGCTTTAAACCTTGCACATGTTTAGTCTAATTCAGTTAATTcatatttttagatttaattaTGTGTCACACCTCATGTCTGTCAACTACACGGAGGAAGGCGCTTTAGCCACTGTCCGACGTTTAGTCGGTTTAGGCTCTGTCTATTTCCTGGATAATCGCTTTGTACCGAAGCTATGAGGATGCTGCTGGATTTCCCAAAGCACAGCAACAATGTTTTAATACTTAACGTCGATGTAATTCAGATTATCTTAACCCACAGAAGCCCCCACCAGTGTGGCATTTGTTAAATAAGTTTAAAAGATAATAATTGCATTACACGTCCAGCATTGCGCTAGCCACCACACttgcattgttgtttgtttcTTATTGTTTGATTTTGATCGTAGTGATGATGTTGCGATTAAACTGGtatcttcttgtccatccccACCATCTTCATCCATCCAGGCATAGAAAATCTTCCCTTCGAGTTGCAGAGAAACTTCAATCTTATGAGGGATCTCGATCAACGCACAGAGGGTGAGAACCATCATCAGCTTGAAACGTGAATTTAATGCGAAAACTTGGGCCAATAATCATCTAACCAGAAAGGGTCACAATAAAAGTCACCTTTCTTTACAAAAACCCAAAAGTGTGTGTGAAATACATACAATTATAGAGTATTACAGTTACAAATAGTCGAATCTTGAAGTAGTAAGAGTCTACAGATGTTTCTGAATTGGTCACACCACTCATTCAACTGGcttctacttttatttattcatagattttatatatatatatatatatttgtcatactccttgaactttttcacagtttatgctttattgggattttatgtgagtgATCAACACTAAGTACATCAAGATTATGAAGCTGAAGGAAAATTATTAGATTCAAAAGTGTGTCTTACATCTGTtctaaattaaaatttaaaacgtTGGATAATtgaaattatacatcaaaaatGAGTTTGTTACAGAGACGTTTTTCCTGCATATCGACAAACCCAGTCTTAAATGCTAAAACCATATAACTGGTAAAAATATATCTTGATTTTATTCAGACCTAAAAGGACAGATTGACTCTCTGGCTAAAGAATACACCTCCAACGCCCGGACTCTGTCCTCTGAGCAAAAGCTGTCCCTCCTGAGGCAGATTCAGCAGTCGTACAGTAAATGCAAGGAGTTCGGAGATGACAAGGTCCAGCTGGCTATGCAGACCTATGAAATGGTTGGTACATCTGAAATAATCTTAGTATTCTAGAGACATATACTCTAAATATTCTAGAATTACAAAACTTAAAACAGTTGAATTATACATTAAAGGTCAGTGGGCTGAAGAGATTTTTTCCCTACAGGTCGACAAACATATTCGACGCCTCGACACAGACCTGGCTCGATTTGAAGCTGACCTGAAGGAAAAGCAGATTGAGAGCACCGACTATGATTCCACCTCCAGTAAGGGAAAGAAAGGTATGTGTTCTTTGTATTtaccctctgttttgttttgatgaCCTGATCAGGTTTGAAAAATATGTGCTTTGTGTAATTCCAGGAGACTCCAGACAGAAGGAGAAGAAGGCCACTAAAACAAGATCTAAAGTGAAGAGCTCAGATGAAGATGGAAGTCCCAAGAGTGCACAGAAGAAAGTCAAACTTTTTCAGCAGTACGTTTTATATCTTGTCATTATCACACGTATGAGTTTGGGTTTTAATGCTAAAACAAAAACCTATGTGATGTTTTTCTCCATCTCACCAGAGGGGAATTCAATAGCCCTTCCTCTAACTTTGGCAACGTGCACCCATCTGATGTGCTGGACATGCCTGTGGACCCCAACGAACCCACCTACTGTTTGTGTCATCAGGTGTCTTATGGCGAGATGATTGGCTGTGATAACACCGAtgtgagttttattttattgatgaaCAAAACAATAggcttttctttatattttgaagGGAACAGCGACAAACCCATTACGACCTTATTTGATATGTAGCTGTGTGTAGCAGAAGcattatgtgtttgtgtttgcataTACATGTGTTGCATGTCTGCCTTGGATTTACATATAATTCATCAGTAGGACCTAGAAGGAGCCATTTACATCTGTTTTTCTTAGTTGGTgatcaaaaacagtttttatctcaaAAGTAGCAAAATGCaattagataaataaaaaacttgtGGTTCAGGAAATAGTCGACAACCCCGTACTCCCTTTTAATTTAGACTCTTTTTACCATTTGGGattacttttttaagttttaaaacgtttttaatGCCCAAGGATTCAGCTCTGAATTAACACGTCATTTTTACTTGTGCTACCCTTTCCCCCCTGCTGCAGGCACATGTGTCCATGGCTCCCTATGGCGCTTACAAAACATTCATATCCTCTATATACGCAGTGGATAAAAAAAAGATGGGGACACGCCTGTCAAAATGGCAGCTTTTAAAATGAGACGAGGATGAATCATTTCAGAACGTTTTCCTTATTTCATGTGACCTAAAACCTAAACaactaaactgaaaaaatagCTGAAATCTTTTGGggggaaaatgaaaaataaatgacttaaaaatgtattgtgttCACACCCATGAACTAATatttgttgaaccaccttttgaTTCAATCACAGCACTCCCTTGTTGGGTCTATCAGGATGGCACATCTTGACTTATGGATTTGTTGAGTATTCCCTCCATCTTGACTAAGGTCCCTGTTCCGGCTGACAAAATAGCCCAAAGCATGGTGCTTCCACCATCATGCTTCGCTGATGGTGTTGCGTACTTTTGTTGATGTACAGTGATGGGTTTTTTTCAGACGGGGGGCAGCACCTCCTTATGGATGACAGCCATGTTGAAAATATGCTAACAAACAAGCCTGTATTAAAGTCAATTAAGATTTTGATAGAACAGAATTACTTCCATGCCTACAGCAGCGACATGCATAAATATGCAGGTGTCCGGTTGTTTATCTGTTGCAATTGTGTGTACACTATCCTGGTGATTACTTTCAAACTAAATAAAGCaggttttttcatttaaatagagCTTTTTAATAAACTAAAAGCAGAGACTGCAAAAACTGGTtgaataaaaggtttttatttaggtttgAACTCGAGATCTCCCACACAAAAGGGATGTATCATTTCCCAGCAGTGTCTCATTCACAGTTCTCATCTGACTCTTGTGTACACTTCAAATAAAGAGTTTACTTGGGGGGCAAACTGGGTATATTTGTCTAAACTTGGTCCTGTATTTTATAACAATTAACAGGTCATGTGCGTTCCCACGGCTATGAGGTTCTCGGTAAATCTAGCCAGGCTGGTTTTATCGTTGTAAGAAAAGGCTTCCATCTCGCCACCCAACTCCATAGCCCAGTCATATGAAGATCGTTGCTGCCTTTGCTTTGTTCCAcggtatacagtgccttgcgcaagtattcggcccccttgaacttttcaacctcttgccacatttcaggcttcaaacataaagatataaaattctatttttttgtgaagaatcaacaacaagtgggacacaatcgtgaagtggaatgaaatttattggatgtgtcaaaccttttgaacaaataaactgaaaagtggagcgtgcaatattattcggcccccttgcgttaatactttgtagcgccacctttTGCTGCGATTACAGCTGTAAGTCTCTTGGGGtctgtctctatcagttttgcacatcgagagactgacatttttgcccattcctcctcgcaaaacagctggagctcagtgaggttggatggagagcgttcatgaacagcagtcttcagctctttccacagattctcgattggattcaggtctggactttgacttggccattccaacacctggataagtttatttgtgaaccattccattgtggatttggctttatgttttggatcattgtcttgttggaagataaatctccctCCCAGTCttaggtctcttgcagactccaacaggttttcttccagaatggtcctgtatttggccccatccatcttcccatcaattttgaccatcttccctgtccctgctgacgaaaagcaggcccaaaccatgatgctgccaccaccatgtttgatagtggggatggtgtgttcagggtgatgagctgtgttgcttttacgccaaacatatcgttttgcattgtggcaaaacagttcgattttggtttcatctgaccagagcaccttcttccacatgtttggtgtgtctcccaggtggcttgtggcaaactttaaacgagactttttatggatatctttgagaaatggctttcttcttgccactcttccataaggccagatttgttcagtgtacgactgattgttgtccgatggacagactctcccacctcagctgtagatctctgcagttcatccagagtgatcatgggcctcttggctgcatctctgatcagtctcctccttgttcgagatgaaagtttagagggacggccgggtcttggtagatttgtagtggtctgatactcccatttcaatatgattgcttgcacagtgctccttgggatgtttaaagcttgggaaatctttttgtatccaaatccggctttaaacttctccacaactgtatctcggacctgcctggtgtgttccttggtcttcatgatgctctctgcgctttgaacagaaaaccctgagactatcacagagcaggtgcatttatacggagacttgattacacacaggtggattctatttatcatcatcagtcatttgggacaacattggatcattcagagatcctcactgaacttctggagtgagtttgctgcactgaaagtaaaggggccgaataatattgcacgccccacttttcagttttttatttgttaaaaaagtttgacacatccaataaatttcattccacttcacgattgtgttccacttgttgttgattcttcacaaaaaattagaattttatatctttatgtttgaagcctgaaatgtggcaaaaggttgaaaagttcaagggggccgaatactttcgcaaggcaccgTATCTTATGCCTTGGAAATTCTTTCTTACCCCTCCTGTGAattatatgtttttataattagATCCTTCTGATGGTTATGTCATATAACAACCTCGAGGAcagctgtattttatttgagtTACTTTAAATCATGAATCCTATTTAACATGAGTTTCAGCATGTTGGTTAATACTGAACACACAGAACAGGATGTGCACATTTCTGCCACCAcgttattttaggtttttatttttcccctaAAAGATATCGGTTTGTTATATGCGTTATAGCTCACATTAAAGATGAAAAAGTTCTGTAATGATTCACTTTGGTCTCATtgtttacatcacaaaaatctGCCAATTAAATAGGGATGTATACTTTTCATATCTCCTATATTTCCTAGATGCAGATCTCAGATTAATAAGCCTGAAATAGTTTCAGGCCCATGCACCATCATTATAGGAATACAGCaaagaaaacagtttaataGCAGATTTGATAGCTGGTTTTTTGTACATTCAGTTCTTGATTGTGTCTTTTTAAAGAGCTTGgttttgcttagtttgtgttacACTAAagtattcagatttttttcttttcagtgctCCATTGAGTGGTTCCATTTCGCATGTGTGGGCTTAACAACCAAACCACGGGGAAAATGGTGAGAAAGTCTAAATCGATTGTCATCGGtgtgtgttttaaaattgtTAGAGCTCACCTTAACTACCGCAATTTTTATTCCCACTCTGCAGGTACTGCCCCCGCTGCTCTCAAGACAGAAAGAGAAAGTGAATTACCTGGTCACTCTGGAACAAAACACGGAGATCTGTTTGAtgaaacatgaggaaaaagtttttttcatttgttgatATGACACTTGTTTCACATCTTTGTTTTACATTCGGTGCTTTACTCTTGGTTTACGTCCTTGCCTTGATCTGATGCAGTGCGTGAAGGAGCCAGGTGGTTACAAAtgtatttaagttttttatGGATaacagtttttagtttttatttagttatctTTGGTGCTCTTATTCtgactttttcatatttgtttttgtccacaTAATGCATAAACACTACAGCTGCCCCTTCTAAATATGTAGTTGTAGCTATAATACACAATACTGTATTCATATGATATTCACAGAAAGGTTTCTACATATTCTTAATGAAAATGAGCCTTGAATTAGtactttttgtattattttttcctTGTTTAAAATTGAAACACTATTTTTAGACACATCAAGAAGAAAACCCCTGATTTGTGACAGCATTAGATATATATATGGTAGTGAATAACCCatttcatttaacatttttgatTTGAGTGCTGCATAGAATTTAAACTCACGCATTTCTTGAAAAGTATTCTCATTTCTGTAGCTGAGATATTGGTGCCGGGGTGAGGGGATGATTGGGCTTTCAATCATTTCAATACAGCTACTACCTCAAAAAACATTCTGTTGTCgtcttctgtcttttttttttttttttttcgctcATTAGTAATCAAGCAGCTCCCATGTTGTGCTGTACTGTGTGTAGTTGACCAGCAGGTGGTGGTGTTGGGCCAGAATTGAAAACAATGTCTGACGCGATTTGCGTCATCGTTACTTTGCTTTGGCGCGTGTTGGCAGCAAATTTGAAAAGCTGCGGACAGAAACCGTTTACAGACTGGGGGAGGGAGAGCAGGCTATTTTACCGAAGAGGTCAGAAGTTGTTCCTAAAGGTACTTCCGCAAATACAGGtaagctgtttgtttttactttgttaaAGTTGTAGGCTTGGCAATTCTGACATAATATCCGCTTAAAAATAATATGAAAGCTAGCAAGTTTTAAGCGAACGGTTTTGCTAGTTAGCTTCAGTAGCATTGTTTGCTTGAACCACTCACCACAACGTCGTCTGACTGTTCAGTTTACATGAGTACTTCTGACTTTTACTTTCCACTTTATGTATCTAAatacatttagatcatttattAACCAGTGCTAGTAATGAGCTAAACACAATAGtatgaaatacattttgaagTAATCGTAATTTTTGGTTTCTGAGTTAGCTAAAGttttgattaatctatctttgtTACGCAGAGATGTCGTGGGACTTTTTTGTGCCGGTGTGCGTGGGAGACCTGGTTAAAACGGGAGGTATTAATCAGTACGTGGTTCAAGATGTGGTTCCAGCAAAACAGCTGCCATCCCACCTCGGCAGTAAGTGGTACTTTTCATTAAATGTTCTTTATCATCAAGCATTATGGGGATCTTTATAGTTCTGTTTCCTCAATCACTTGCTCTTTACAGGCATTAAATACTTGGATAAGCTGTATTTGCTTAAATCGAAAAGGTAATAAGAGAAATGCTTCTAGGTGgccttaaaaatataaaacaacagcTTTAAAATGACGCAGGCGAGGCTCAGCACCTTTTACAAATCTTCCATTACCGTTTGGAAGAGGATGAGGTATCTAGTTTGCAGCCTAAATGTGGGGAAACAATAACAAGTAAAATATTCCTTGTACCATTCTGTGGTGTAAATTTTGTTCAGATGTCATTTAGCAAAACTGCTAAAacgaaactttttttttattactataattattttaaaaacgcTGCTTTGTCTATGATTTCTGGCTAAACTTATTAAAACATCAGGTTGCTTGACCTCTAACCTCAGGAGTTTGTGGCTCCAGGTGTTAATTTAGATCTGGGTTTGAGCTTTATGTCTTCTATGTAAATAATCTGTAAATTTctcacctttttaaaaaaaaattatcaatcGAGAGATGGAACTGAAACAAtcggattaatcgattattgaaataatcttcaactaatttagtaatcgaataattgttaactggagtatacagactctaaaaaaTGCCATTTGCTTTAAGAACAACCCagtcagagcagtaattagggcaaaaattatacaaaaaatatatccattttgcatttaagatgaccTGCCATGTtggtaaatatgctctatccagaaaaGATCTTCTATTTAGCACCCTTCGATGCCTGATTATTAATCCGAAAAATAGTCGACAGATTAATCAATTAGCgaaataatcattagttgcagccctacaaTGAGACACAACCTGACCCATTCTGTTGTCTTTTCCTGTTTTGCTgtcaaaaaaaatgtttacaaagaATTTAACTTGTTCAAAGATTTTCAGCAGGATAACCAACATGGTGAAGGGCATATGTCCAGTTTCACCTACTCTGCACTGTCTTGTTTT
This genomic stretch from Girardinichthys multiradiatus isolate DD_20200921_A chromosome 3, DD_fGirMul_XY1, whole genome shotgun sequence harbors:
- the ing4 gene encoding inhibitor of growth protein 4, whose protein sequence is MRDLDQRTEDLKGQIDSLAKEYTSNARTLSSEQKLSLLRQIQQSYSKCKEFGDDKVQLAMQTYEMVDKHIRRLDTDLARFEADLKEKQIESTDYDSTSSKGKKGDSRQKEKKATKTRSKVKSSDEDGSPKSAQKKVKLFQQGEFNSPSSNFGNVHPSDVLDMPVDPNEPTYCLCHQVSYGEMIGCDNTDCSIEWFHFACVGLTTKPRGKWYCPRCSQDRKRK